In the Xiphias gladius isolate SHS-SW01 ecotype Sanya breed wild chromosome 7, ASM1685928v1, whole genome shotgun sequence genome, ATGGTCCGaaaccacacacgcacacgcacacacacacacacacacacacacacgcatttctGTCCATTGTCAAAATCTGAGCAACACATACACCTCACTTCATTACACAGTATGctcatttttctccctctcactccgCAGAAGAGAGGCAGTATCGCTGTGAGGACTGTGACCAGCACTTTGAGTCCCGCAATCAGCTGCTGGACCACCAGAAGCAGCCGTGTGGGacgcccccctcctccttccttaaCCCAGGTTTGACTTATTTTTGAAAGTTGGACTATTTTCATGCCATTGTAAACAGTGGGTAGTGAAGAGTGACAAGAAGGATGTGTAGCTGTACTGGAAGAACATGACAATaatgatgtaatgtaaaatgagaTCACAGTAATGCATTGTGGAAAGAAGAGTCTACAAACTGgcataaattgtgttttttttatgcaagCGGAGAGTAAAAGAGGATGACTtgttaaaattttcaaaatccAGAATAGCGGTCGAACCTAATTTTCATCTGAGACAATTGAGCCAAAATGACCACTGCTACACAACAGTTGATGCAGTGAAGGATTTATTCATCCTGCAATATTTGTTCAAACCTCAGGCCTTGATACTGCTAGAGATTCAGTGTAATTTGTATAAGAATGGACCCACAGACTTAGTAATTGACCAGGGACTGCAAAAGTgcaaatcattacattttcccATATCATCTATGTAATGGAATAGATGGCTCCTAAAGACCGCACGACTTTCAAAATGCTTTtacacccaaacacatcattcctatatcatttacatttttaagtttacTTGCAGTCCCTGCAGGCTGtatgaatttttaaatacaTGTGATGTACAAGGTAAACCTAAAGAccataacattttatttgtttgcatggTCTTCCAGTATGGGATACATTTAAACACTCCTCttgctttgcttgttttttctgatgcaTCTAGGGGGGGACAGTGACCTAAAGGCCCAGGAAGCTCAAGACTTGGGAGCCCTCCACATGTCCCATGGTCTACACGAGTGTAAGGAGTGTGACCAGGTCTTCCCTGATGTCCAGAGGTAAGCAAATAGCCGTCACATTCAGTCACATCatttattttgggaaattttttGCCGTTCATTTTTTGCAGACTGTCATCTCCATAGATGCAAGCAAAGAGCTGGTGTTGTCTAACAGccatattatattttttttaaaaaaattctccatcctcattgttgttttattttccatgtttcCTGCAGTCTGGAGGCCCACGTTCTGTCCCACTCTGAGGAGAGGGAATATAAGTGTGACCAGTGCCCCAAGGCATTCAACTGGAAATCAAACCTGATCCGACATCAGATGTCTCATGACAGTGGCAAGCACTACGAATGTGAAAACTGCTCAAAGGTAAAGTGATGACTTTTGAAGGGGCTATTTAATCAATgagcatttttatgtttctgtgtttgtccacatttctgttttcttttttatggcaggtgtttattattttcatgtttgaagAAGCAGATAGTAACTCccccgtgtgtctgtgtgattcCTTCCCCCAGCAGGTGTTCACAGACCCCAGTAACCTGCAGAGGCACATCCGCTCACAGCACGTCGGGGCGCGGGCCCACGCCTGCTCTGACTGCGGCAAGACGTTTGCTACGTCTTCGGGCCTCAAGCAGCATAAGCACATCCACAGCAGTGTCAAGCCCTTCATGTGTAAGTCACTAAGACCCTACCTATGTAAGTCTCCTCAGTACgttataataatcataataataataatgataatcatgaaaataataataacaatatgcTTGTGACTTGCCTTAAATAGAAAAACTGttatgtttttgcaaaaatacatttttatcctTCCTCAGCTCCTTCTCAAGAGTCAGTCATGTAATGTTCTACAGGAATTACACATGGGATTATATAGTAGCTGCGTGTAGAGTGGCAGCACTATTTCTTTTAAGACAAGAGTCATCCAGTTATATCTGCATCAGCAGTCTCACACTGTGCTGATATGGTGATAGCAGCGTTTAAACTAGCATGTAATTTGATTCAGTCCCACTTGGTCTAACCTTACTGTTGCCTCTCACAGTGACCCAGCCTGACCGACTGTTGACGCTACAGCTAACAGACgttttctttctcagtttctttctctcatacacacacactttctgtgtCCGTTTCTCAGTAAATGCTAGCTCCTGCAAGACCCAAACACATTTTGACCTTTCGCACTTTCACCACCTCGCACCACAGATCTCATCTCCTTCCCCTAAAGCATTATGACCTTCACCCTTtgccccttctctctttccctgaccctgcacaccagcacacacacatgcaagctcACAGAAACCTTTCCACAcattctccttctcctcctcaaaaaacacatacacacatatacatgtatacacgTAAGCTGTAGTGACTGCATCTCCACAGCAGACCTCTGACTCCCctatttctcctctctccctctgccacATCCACCATTCCTCACAAATAGCAACCACATGTACAGCCCTCTTCCTTGTGCTCCCTCCGAATAGGAGTCCATTTGCTGTAATCAGCAGAAAATatgcaggtttaaaaacaaCTAATGTGCCGTGTAAAAAAGACAGACCAGCCTAAGACATGATGGGTGCCTGGCAGAAAccatgtgtgtgtccaaagtgtttgtttgtgcgaGAGTTCTTGAAGGACATGTACATGTTTTGGACAGTACTGTACTGTGCACACACgtgattgtgtttgtatgtcagTGCACGCAACGTGTCtaggttgtgtgtgtatgtgtctcagAGCCTCTCTATGAAGCTGGAGCGCTAAGGCCTGCTGGGTTATTAATTCCGAAGCTAAGTCACTCCTTAGCCACCGCTATGCTCTCAGGAATgtgtttataatattttgtttcagtttattaAGAGCTGACGAATACACGCGTGTAGTGAATCAGGTCTCACACTCagtgtgtcctgtgtgtgtgttgttagtCCGTAAATGTCACAACTACATGATTTATGGTGAAGAGCCTTTTCTTGTAGTTTGCTCAGGCCGTGTGACTATACttgtaaagacacacacaaagagtgaGGGATAGAAGCAGCCATACCCACATTGAGTGAACAGTTGTAGCAACTGCATATATTCTATTAGAAATTGTTAATTCTTTGTGTCAATGATACTATTTTTCAGTCTAAATATCTACAACCTAAGTTCAGTTAGATTCACTTTAATCAGCTGAAAAGTATTCTTGTCCAAATTTCTTCATCTGTATTGCTAGACACATGCGCAGCttccagagaagaaaaataacgTGCAAAATCAAAGGAATCAggctctcattttttttccagatgttttcaaaatgttttcaactaCTGTTCTGCAGAGATTGTATCCACCAAAGCCAAGCCACAAATACACTTCGTTTCAATTTAGTTTTCTTGGTCTATTCattaaaattgacttttttataAGATTACATTCACTCTTGGCTTGAACATTTCCATTTGGCTTCCCTCTGGGGTGTTTATTTAAATCTGTTTCAGCAAAACTTTTTCCcgctcttcctctccatctccttaAATTGCCTCTTGTGCACCTTGAGCTTGGAAAGCATCCAAAGTATGCAGAAGTGTAATCACAGTGCAAGCCTAACCACTTCCTTATCCTGGTTTTGAAGATCTAATAACAATGTTAGCGAAAAATCAATCACCAGAGCTGCTTCTAACTGCTTTCTGAAATTATCGgttaatgtcttttttaaacatCCAAAATGCAGCTGATCTGCAAAATATCCTATAGTGTGGGAGGGGGCAACAAATAGGCACATCTTCCCTTTTTCATTAACTGCATTCTTGACTTTTATTAgagcagggagagaaaagagcatGGGAAAACAATAAGTACTTGGCTACCACCCCCCTTCGTAAATTTTAAAGAATCATCCTTTAGTAGTAGATAATGTTGACAGATTAATAATGGCGATAGATAATGTCCAACggtgaggttttgttttgtgactggGTGTCGTCACTGTACGTCTCTCAGGGTCAGACAGAGTGATAGACAGGCATACAGGGGTTGACTGTGGGAAGGTCACTTAGCGCAGGACGACAGGGACCCAGCTATGGGGATAAGGTGAGGGGCTGAGGGGTTGAAGGGAGAGGCCCAGGGGGGGAAGAGGGAAGAGGGGCAGTAGAGGACGTGAGACCTGTCCCTGGGAACCGGACTGCAGGATAGGATTCATTCAACTCTGCTTCCTTCACAAACTTAAAATAGAGCCATTGTACTGCATGCGGCtaagaatgtgtttgtgtgtgtgtgtgtgtgtgtgtgtgtgtgtgtgtgtgtgtgtatctgtatgtcttcatgcctgtgtgtctgtgtgtatgattCAGTTTCACTGtgttatgtgaatattttgtgaatgtgcctgcatgtgtatgtgtgtgtctgcctgtgatTGTTTATGGACTCCCTGGAAGCGTCCCTGGGAGGACAATGGGCCTGGAGATGCCTGGGAATTCAGTTTGATGTTCAGGTGATGAGTGGCAGTAACTGACTCACACCATCAACCACACAGATCCATGTACAATGCCAGGATCTGGACACACCTCTCCTCCTTATTTTGCTGGAAATCTATTGTCAGAGTATTGATGGGAACCCAAGTATATCATTCAAACTGTATTTCCTCTGCCTTAGCTTCAGCCAGTCTGAAGCATGTTAACAAGAGATGTCATATCATGtgatgttattttgtgtgtgtgtgtgtgtgtgtgtgtgtgtgtgtgtgtgtgtgtgtgtgtgtgtgtgtgtgtgtgtgtgtgtgtgtgtgtgtgtgtgtttgtgtgtttgtgtgtgtgtgtgtgtgtgttccatacTGATACATTCTATATCTGTCTCCATGTCCCCACAGGCGAGGTATGCCACAAGTCGTACACTCAGTTCTCTAACCTGTGCCGCCACAAACGCATGCACGCTGACTGCCGCACACAGATCAAATGCAAGGACTGTGGGCAGATGTTCAGCACCACATCCTCCCTCAACAAGCACCGGCGCTTCTGTGAAGGAAAGAACCATTTCACAGCAGGGGGATTGTTTGCCCAGGGTATGCCACTCCCTGGCGCCCCTGGCTTGGACAAATCAGCTCTGGCGATGGGCCACAGCAGTGCTGGACTGGCTGATTACTTTGGGGCCAGTCGCCACCATGGCGGGCTTACCTTCCCTGCTGCCCCAGCATTTCCTTTCAGCTTCCCTGGCCTCTTCCCCTCTGGACTCTACCACCGGCCACCACTCATTCCTGCCACCACCTCTCCTGTCAGACAACCAACCCATGCACCTGTTGCCGGGCCTGGTGCAGAGCTAAGTAAGAGTCCACTGCTGCCCCCAAGCCCTAGCACTCAGGAGTCCAGAGAGCTCCTCAAGGCTCTCCGTAAAGATGGCGGTTCACCTGGCAGTCAAATGCAAGGCTCAGAGCTCCATACTCAGAGCTCCTCATCCTCCGCAAAGAAGCGAAACAAGCAGAGTGACCAGTCTGAGAGCAGCGACCTGGACGATGTCAGCACGCCCAGCGGAAGTGATCTGGAGAGCACATCGGGCTCCGAGCTGGAGAGTGACATGgacagtgagagggagaggggggctgCTCGAGAAAATGGCAAAGGCCCCAAGAGGAAGGCCAGTGAGGGAGGCCCCCAGAGCCCCAGCCTGACAGGCAGCAGTGCTGCTAAAGACTTTCCAGGCCCATCCCTCATCCCAGCCTCACTGGATGAGCACACAGCTGTAACAGGGGCTGTGAATGACTCTATTAAGGCCATTGCCTCCATTGCTGAGAAGTACTTTGGCTCCACAGGGCTGGCTGGCCTGCAGGACAAGAAGGTTGGGTCTCTGCCCTATCCCTCCATGTTCCCACTGCCTTTCTTCCCAGCTTTCTCTCCTCCAGTTTACCCGTTCCCAGACAGGAACCTTAGACCTCCAGGCCTAAAGGGCGAACCACAGTCTCCAGCAGATGACTGTAAGAAGGCCCAGGGCAAATCTTCATCTGAGTCACCATTTGACCTCACCACCAAGCgaaaggaggaaaagtcagCCCCATTCGCTCCCTCCAAACCAGGGGCCTCCCACTCTGTCGGTCAGGATCAGCCACTAGACCTGAGTCTGGGGACCAGGGACCGTGGACGCAATccaagagaggaagagacaaagaagaaCCGGGGTtatgaagaggagaagggagtAGTGGAGATTCCAAAAGCAGATACCTCCTTACAGCATGCCAGGCCCACCCCATTTTTCATGGACCCCATCTACAGGTATTGTTATTCCCAGTAGCTTACTTAGCCttaattcaagtcactaatgcaATTTTACATAATGTGTGAACACTACAACAAAATGCTGTTACACATTGTATTATGCAAGAGCGTGAAAATGTTCATACTTCAAAAACTATTCTGGTGTCATTTACTATGATACAATCGCTAATTGTAATTTTCTGTAATACTGAATATAAGTGTACCAATATTTGCTGCTGTGTATGCGTTAAGAGCTGATAGAAATCTACTATTAGCAGGGTTGAGAAGAGGAGAATGAGCGATCCGTTTGAGACTCTGAAAGACAAGTACATGCGGCCAGCTCCAGGCTTTCTCTTCCATCCACAGGTAGGTTTTGATTGTGTCATCCACACACATTGGGACAACTTTGGGCACTTACAGGGCATATGATAAAGTGGCAACTGTACAGTTTTACCTATCTAGTGTTTATCTTAGATGCCTATATTGTCCGTATACAACAGCCCCATTTTTTAATGGGTACTTCTTGGTCAGTCCTGCCCATTTCAGTTCACAATGGCTGTGATTTTATGATTCGTGTCATCTTACCTTGATGACATCACTGTTACAAGTTCAGTTAGCTTCTTATAGAAGCCACAGATGTAACAGCAGCATGGTGTCAAACCAGTCAAAATATATTATGATTCTTTCTATGAGGAGCTCTTATTCAGAATGGTTGTCCCAGGCTGACTAGACCGGATTAATGAGGATTAGTATGTGGCTCCAGCCTTATCCAAGCTACTGCCTGTTAAGCCTGTAGTTGGCTATCTGAAACAGATGTGGCAGAAAGAAAGGGCACCCCATGACACGTCTTCACATAACGTGTCTTTGATTGCAATATAAAAAACGATATGCTCTTTAAGCAAGGATTTCTGCCCCCGGGTTCTCTGTGCCAGTATTTCCATTGTGAGACTCCATTTATATTTGCGGCGTGCACGCGGACGTATGTGTGTCTAATACGTGTTCCATTGACGTGCATTTGTTCAGTCTTCTCTCGTGGGTGAGAACGGTCCATCGGAAAGTGAAAACACCACTTTCTCAGgcatatgattttttttcttcttttctggtCGTTTCAGGTCTGGTTTTTACAGGCTGTTTCATTCGTCTGATTTATGTCCCCTGTCCAGGCTGCTGCATGGGCCTAGGCTGCAGCAGCCACATGGCCGTCCAACACGCCTTAATGAGGTGTCCTATCAGTAGAAACACTAACAGAGTGCTTAGGCCATCTTTATGACTTTATGATGCCTGGACACACAAATCATTCCCAGAAACACCAGACTTGGGTAGGTCTAAGCCAGACAAAGCTAGGGGCCCTTCTGTGTACTTTTGAGGGGGTTTGTTTTCAGTCACCTGACTCACTATAGAGCcataaatccaaaaaaagagGTTGCAAAGCTGAGGGGACTAGAACTTTTTTCAACCTTTAGTgatttggctttttattttctggcaGGAAATTTTACTGCTAAGCAATACTGGCTTAGATTACATActaaaattgtatttgtaaCCTTCTATAATGAGCTTATTGAACACCAGGAAGTGTTGGGAACTATTACAGCCTCCCATAATTCCAGCGCCATAACTCTGCAGATAGGCAGCTCGTTGCTCATTCAAAGTTAATGACAGCGAGACCCATCATCCCTTCTATACCCAAGTGTGTCTGATCAAAAGCTGTTGATTCATGCGTCACTTCCTGGTTCTGActgctttctcttctccttctgttcCGCCCCTCAGTTTCGTTTGCCAGATCAGAGAACTTGGGTAAGTTCCTCTTTAACCTACAGTACTGCCATGTGTCTGTACCTCTACCAAACAGACCCCATCCCCTAATTAATGCACGGGCTGCATAAATCACCAGGCATTCGCATAGCTTTAACCAATCACCATCATGTACCTACTGGGTTTCTGTCCCTTTACGTGTTATTTGTAAGAAATTGAATATGAACATTTATATCGAACATCATATTATACTATATTGTAGTAATTTATCTTGAGTATTTGAGCCTTGCTTTTTGATCTGTTTACATCTCTTCATCTATAAAATATCCCCTTGCTGATTCACATGAAAGGGTTCAAGCGGGGATTTCCATCCAAGCTACACCCTGTCTGTCCGCCAGCTCTGAATATATGTTTGCTTATTTGGAGAATGAAGTAGGGCTCTTGCAAATGGGCTGGAGGAGATGAGTGGAAGGTGGGGTGGAGGGTGGTGTTTAGGGGGGCTGCTTTACATCAGCGCAAGGGTAACAGTCTCTTTGGGACATTGGCGGGGGGTTGGGGGGTTAGTTCCTCCCTCCAAACATCTGGTTCCCGATTAAGATCAACAATTGAGAATGCATCTCACTAATTAAGGCCCTCACAGCATCACTGACATCTGGAGATAGCCAATCAACTGCTAGTCCCAGAGCGACGCTACAGCAACAAGCAAGTTCACAGACGCTCACACACTGCCTGGGGGGGGGTGTGTTTGGATGTGcatatgggtgtgtgtgagttggtTTTGGGGGGTCTTCTATACAAAGGAGATGGGGGAGTTATAAACCCTTTGAAAAATCactttagagcaaaatgtggAGCCTTTTATCCTCCTGTGTTTTAAGTGGAACATTTCGCACACATGGCATTGTCAGACAGTGGCCTAATGAACCTGACTCACCATCCATTAAAACAGCTCAATGGCTGAAAGTTTTTGAAGTGTAATCTGTGGCGGAGTGATGGTTACCAGTTTCAGTAATTAATATATCTAATCCATTGAATTGGATATGTGAATCATCTACTGCTCACCTACAAACAAAGCATTTGACTGGTATAGAGAAACTGACAAaactctttttatttgtttttggagcattttaacagcaaaatgtgaCGCTACATAATAAAAGATTACACTGGTTATTTTGTCTTCTTAAACAATTGTGGACAATGCAACAGTGAGTTAAAAAATAGttccaaacacagaaaaataataatatatcagtatCTATTTTATATCATGTACAAAGCTCAATTGTTCACTTATGCAGGatactttttaagaaaaagataTTAACTCTTGAATTTGCCAAAGCACCATACCAACGTTAAGTGCATAGTATATAGTACAATGACATTGTATCTCGCTACATGCAgccagaaaaaatatattttttataactaTGCCTTTAATTTAAACGATACAGATGCAAGGGTTTACCAGAGGTGTGAGATTAAACTCTTAATAGAGTGCAGAAGCATGAGTGGCTTAAGGTGGGATCAGAATTCCCTGGTAGATGGAGCCGGGATGGAGTAGTTTCAGCCTTAGAAAGTGTCTTATCGGACAGGCTTGACATGGCCGACAGCTTTAGGGTCCCTAATGTTCCCATGAGTTATGCGTTCTCATTGAGCAAGGCAGACAAACTGAGTATCCACTCCAGTGCCTGAAAAGACCCCAATGAAATACACAGTGCACAttcaaaagaaatatgaaaGCATTTCACCTCCCTCTTCCCCGCAACCCCTTTCAATCTGTCTTTCAATCCattcccctcctttctctcgctctgttctctccctctcccttgcCTTTGATTCATGGCATGCAGCATTGGCATATTCATAATCAAACGGACCTGACACTCCACATCCTCCCTCAGTGGGAACGTCGACGGCTGCGGCAGGAACTTTACACTCGGCCGTCACTCCTAATCAGCTGCTCCCAACACTAGGCTCAACCACCGTCTATCAGCTCTTCTCTCTCCggactttctttctttctttctttctttatttctttatttctttcctccCAATCTTCTCCCCTATCGTCTAGTCCTTCATCATGCTCCTTCTCTgattctcttcctctccttctttcccctCGGTCTGCTCCATCTTGGCATGAAGCCTGAGAGTGACAGGGGGTGAAAGCAGGAGATGGAATGTCAGCGTCGGAGCAGTGCTCTCGTGGAGGACCCGAATCACCATTGATTTGTTGCTTTAtcaaaataagaataagaaacaGGCTGAAAATTCAATACACGCAAATAATGCAAATTTGTGTGGCCCCTTTAAAAAAcgacgggaaaaaaaaaactcctgtgtgtgtgtgagatgggcTGACAGGCCCTGCGGCCTACTGGGACCCCCTCACCCCCgcccctccctttcctcctccctctagTTCTCCCTTCACTCCCTCTCCAGCCCCCGCTCCTCCCCCATCCCACCCCTCTCAGCAGAGCGATATCATTATTACCCGTGTCTGGCCCTTGATCAGTAATGTCAACATCTTTCATATTGACGAATGTGCTGTCTGGCCACATTGTGCACAGAATGGTTTACAGCCCAGCAGTGGACATGAATCACtcctctgccacacacacacacacacacacacaaacacacacacaaacacacacggacatgTATCTGacaacacacagatgcacactaAGCGCGTACTATCACGCTTACATACAATACTCAGGCGTATAAGCACAAACattcgacacacacacacacacacactcacatgtacaAATGCATTACAAATCCATTCTTttcttacacacatacatatatttgcTCTTTCACACACATCATTGGTAATTAATCAACTATGGCCACCATGCAGCACCTAGCTTCTAATTcatatacatacgcacacacagaccaacTGACAAGTACACATATGTCCTCGGAGAGTATCTGATGAAAGCAAACGTTCAGCTTCATTAGTAGATTGGCTGCAGTCCTTAATCctatatgtgtgcgtgtgtgtgtttgtgtttttgtgtgtgtttatgtatctactgtgcatgcatgtatgtatttgtaaaaGAACAAGAGTTGAATGAAATACACATAAAATGTTTCACACCAGCTTTCCACTGACCATGAATGGGAGaatactgttttttgtttaataacaAAGTTATGAATCAGTATCACATGTACTTGTCATACACATATACCAGGGATTTGACCTTGTGATGCATGAATCATTAATGAACATCATAATAAGAATTCATACAATACCTGTTTCGCTTCATTTCACCTGGTATAATGCCTGTAAACAAGGCTGTAAACAAGATATGGACAAATCTGTATAGAAAGTATCAATTATATTTTCAGTAAGAAGCCTTTAACAGTAAATTGGATTCAAATCTATTTCTGCTTAATGTAAAGACATCcaccacaaatgtaaaaatgtatggtTAATGTATTAAAtctaaattattcattttgctTTTCGCATTTGACCGCATCCTGCAATCAGAAACAAGTATACAACGATATCCTTCAGCATAATTGCATTGCTATCTACAGTATCGAAGCTGTGAAAATAACCATTCAGTTATTTTGAACAAGTGAAAAGGCACAGCTAAAGATAATAtcttttatttctgatgtaAATCAATTTggtccagattttttttttttttttgttaacacaAGTGACATGATGATGAAAAGTGATGCATCTTTCAGAACTTATAAAACTCCATGTAAACATCAGTTTCTTTGCTTTGCATGTTGGACTTTGCGATGTTAAATGAGCATTCGATAAGTTTTTAAGCACAACACTAACCCCTCACTctgtccttcctctcttctgtctcctcagaTGTCAGCCATCGAGAACATGGCAGAGAAGCTGGAGACATTTGGCTCCTTGAAGCCAGAGTCTGGTGACCTGCTGCGCTCCGTCCCCTCCATGTTTGATTTTCGAGCCCCGCCCTCTGCACTCCCAGAGACGCTGCTGCGCAAGGGCAAGGAGCGCTACACATGCAGGTAACTACAGCAGCTGGTTTGgcatgtattatttttaatttttaactttcattttggtcatgaatttcttttttttttccttttgcgGAATGCTTTCATGTTAGTCTCTTCTAAGACTGTTGGGTGTTTTTgtgggtatttttattttttatgtagcCATGTGCTACTTGATGAGTTACAGTCAAAGTTCCTGTgttttttgaatattaaataataCTCAAGTAGCTAAACCAtacttaaaaatgattttttattcttttatagATATTGCGGGAAAATATTCCCGCGCTCTGCCAACCTGACCCGCCACCTCAGGACTCATACAGGGGAGCAACCATATAGGTAAGACTAATTCTACAAGTCTGCAGAGCCACgttcacacacactttctcttgGAGCTGTGTGCTATGTTGAAGTggcgtgtgtgggtgttttgAGTTTGGGTTTGTGTCACTGGGATACAAACTCAAGGGAGAAGATTGTCCAACAGAAACATGTCGGCTGAGTatcatcctcctctctcaccttcTGCCAGCAATCCCCCCCAGCTATCCTCCTCACTCCCAGGAATACACACAGTACAATACTAGACAGGCACATTATTGTTTAGTCGATCAAATTTGCACAATGGCGCATTAAGAAGAACTCCTTTTCTCCCCCCACCAATATGAGCGAAAGCagcaaacacactttcacacaacCTATTCTCAAGCacactgaaagacagagagacacagctCATTTGTTAACAGCGTATGGATGTTTTCCCAGGGAACTCTTGTCCACAGTTAGAACAGAgtttatgtatgttttcttttgccGAAAAGGCCTGGAATAATTATCCTACTGCTAAATAATTTGCCTGATGAAAAATGGTGTCCGTCGCCTTGGTGacaggatggggggggggttgaagcTGGGCTGGtaaaagagcagagcagaggggaaGGGAGGAAGTTCAGAGAAAAATTGAGGAGATGAGGAGCGCGGGCAGACGTCCAGGCCCGGCAGCTGTGGTCGTTTCTCTTGTGCGTATGAGGCCAGACTCATAGTCATCTGCAAGCCTGCTGGTTACTTGCCACACAAAGTGAGGCTTTCTTGCCAGCTAAAAAGGTTATCAAAAGAtaaagttctttttttattttttttcaagaatcatagtaataataatagtaatcaaagcaattttgttttgtgtaggGAAACTTTGGTAATCGTTAACAAAGTCTACCTCTTCAACCTCTATACAGTGTCAACACTGCAGAGGTTTCCAGGTGCTGCTGAGGTAGAAGTAACAATGCAGCAGCAGTTCGGTACACATGTAAAAATTATTCATGCACATTTACTACATTTGGATAATGAGTAAGCCCCGGTTAGCCCTGCTCGGCTTTGTAGTTACTAAGGTAGAGGAATGTCGGCCCTAAGCTTGAGGAGGC is a window encoding:
- the mecom gene encoding histone-lysine N-methyltransferase MECOM isoform X10; its protein translation is MRSKGRARKLATSDGDDEFALYSSDILDDVCGSDGDPTPSSALAEDPGTPPLSDDEASPQDPLSFQHPSIFLSQEDLTIPLDFELRESAVPGGGRGIWSRRKVNVGERFGPYEGEHRPCLQDPTQGWEILDGSGHVKFCVDASKPDIRSWLKHIQFAPSARQHNLTACQIDDQIFYKVTREIFPGEELLLFMKAEEYSCDSMAPDIHEERQYRCEDCDQHFESRNQLLDHQKQPCGTPPSSFLNPGGDSDLKAQEAQDLGALHMSHGLHECKECDQVFPDVQSLEAHVLSHSEEREYKCDQCPKAFNWKSNLIRHQMSHDSGKHYECENCSKQVFTDPSNLQRHIRSQHVGARAHACSDCGKTFATSSGLKQHKHIHSSVKPFMCEVCHKSYTQFSNLCRHKRMHADCRTQIKCKDCGQMFSTTSSLNKHRRFCEGKNHFTAGGLFAQGMPLPGAPGLDKSALAMGHSSAGLADYFGASRHHGGLTFPAAPAFPFSFPGLFPSGLYHRPPLIPATTSPVRQPTHAPVAGPGAELSKSPLLPPSPSTQESRELLKALRKDGGSPGSQMQGSELHTQSSSSSAKKRNKQSDQSESSDLDDVSTPSGSDLESTSGSELESDMDSERERGAARENGKGPKRKASEGGPQSPSLTGSSAAKDFPGPSLIPASLDEHTAVTGAVNDSIKAIASIAEKYFGSTGLAGLQDKKVGSLPYPSMFPLPFFPAFSPPVYPFPDRNLRPPGLKGEPQSPADDCKKAQGKSSSESPFDLTTKRKEEKSAPFAPSKPGASHSVGQDQPLDLSLGTRDRGRNPREEETKKNRGYEEEKGVVEIPKADTSLQHARPTPFFMDPIYSRVEKRRMSDPFETLKDKYMRPAPGFLFHPQMSAIENMAEKLETFGSLKPESGDLLRSVPSMFDFRAPPSALPETLLRKGKERYTCRYCGKIFPRSANLTRHLRTHTGEQPYRCKYCDRSFSISSNLQRHIRNIHNKEKPFKCHLCDRCFGQQTNLDRHLKKHENGNLSGTAMSSPQSELDSSSAILDDKEDSYFNEIRNFISNTGQNQTSPDPSEEGLNGGPFEEEKPLLASHGTRDLEDEEAEELGADEEEGEEPSNIPGKPEHEVLPRNLSDEIMQDEIDFTGPNDLNLNCKTSPRGYKDEEEQSGYSALDHIRHFSDMRKLEESELSDGDGDEDDGSFGSPSLTEAVKQPLFRKSKSQAYAMMLSLAEKDSLHPATHSPASMWHSLARAAAESSAIQSLSHV